TTTGTATCGGAACAGGTAAGGGCTCAGCAGGTCCAGAGAATCCATGAAGGGTTGGGTCAGCTTCAGTGAGAGATGAAGTGCAGATCCTTTAAAAGATGAAGTACAGATAAAATCAGAGGAGagttaatgtaatgtaatgtattgCCTACAGTTAATCTCAACATGTGATAAAAGTGTAAGACAACCACAAACACTGGTTCTCTGTAGCTTTTCAAGTAAATTTTCCACAGGGGTGTTTCCAAGAATGTTAAATGCATTATATTAATGCAATAAATTAGATAATTAATAATATGTTATCTAAACTGTAGAGCCACATcatagaccagtggttcccaactggtgggtcgcggtccaaaagtgggtcccaGGTCCATTCTgtatggaccgcaagtgacctGCAGGAAGGTATGGTCAGAGACAGCCAACATGTGATGTTAAAAAGATGTAAAGATTATGTCTAGATCAATTTGTTCAGCCACACTTTTGCATAAAAAGGGTGCAATGTAGGTTCAGTTCAATATCTTGACTATGACCTCAACATAAACATCTGTAGATGTGCAATAAAATACACtcaacaaaaaattaaatttaaacacttttgtttttgctcccattttcacaggtttaagttaaagatctaaggCTTTTTATGCACTTAACAGCTACATTTCTCTTAAATTTTGCTGAcaaattttaacaaatttgtggacttggcagtacatccaaccaacCTCATAACTGCAGACCACGTGTAAACACACCTGCCCACGACCATGAGCCacgaggccggttggatgtactgccagcTTCATGAAAACGACATTGGAGATGGCTGAACATTCAGGTCATGGGTAAAAGTTGTGGTGGAAATTCCTGCAGTGAGTCCCTGGCACTCGAAACGTTGTGTCTAATAAATCTAAACATTGtggagtggccttttattgtgaccagccCAAGGCACACTTGTGTAGTAATAATGCTGTTTAAAGggttaatcagcatcttgatgtGTCACACCTGTCATTGGGATGGATTTTCTTGGAAAAGTAGAAGTGCTCACGAACATGAGCTTCAACAAATGTGCAACCAAgatttgagagaaatatatctattgagcgcataaaaaaatcatattttaacTTCAACCTATTAAAaaacctctgtgtgtctgtgtgcatgtcctGTGAGGCTACACCTGATTTGAGCCTACAAGTCAGTATTCAGGGATAGCAGTGCCCGGCAGCCTGCCTCTGTGAGTATCACAAACATGGCGGAAAGCGAGTTGAACGTTGACAGCCTCATCTCTCGACTACTAGAAGGTAGGTGTGCACTGTGATGGTTTATCTGTCTGAGTACTCTATCAGTACAATGACTGACTCGTACGTTCATGTTTGTAACCTCTAACTTAACGATATGTTAAAAAACATTAGCATCTCTCGCTCTTAGCATCTGTGTTATCCACCGTTAGCTAACCGTTTCGTTAAAAGCTCCGTGCTCTAGACGTTACTACGCGTTACTGTGATGTCACGGTCCCGTGTAGATACCTATTCGCTAACGGTGGATTGCTGGTGAACATTTGTCGTGGCACAGTGCGTAAAAAGATAGAAAGCTAGCTAACGATGTACACTAGTGATACAATATAAGGTTACTATGATAGCTGAACTAGCCGAGTAACGTTAGCAGAGTCCGGGCAGGTTAGCGTTTTATCATTAAATAAGGACTGCAAGGGAAGGAGAAAGGAGAAAGGACCGTTGCTAAGTAACGTTAACAGTTCTCATTGGCAACGGTTGGCAAGGCAGGTAGCTAGCGAGTCGGCTACCACCCCGGACACACCCCCTCTGACGTAGAAAACTACTAGCCTGCATAATAGACCATATCAGATTGATCAATATTAATATATCCGGTGATTATTTTAGACTCAGACTAACGTTTGTTCCTTGAACACATATTAAAACGAGGAAACATGTTTGTCTTTTCTTATTGTCACTCCCTACTACACTGGAAGAAAATGGAAGAATGGTGGAAAGCAGGTGTGCTCAACTTGCTTTGTCAGGGGGGCCACATCTGTAAAATGACAGTAGGCCAGGGGCCAGAGCAGCAGCCTTGCACAGGTGTGGTGTACATAGGGGCGTTTCTAGGAATTTAGGTTATAGACCCAACCTCTGTTGGGCGGTCCGGAGGATCCTCTActggcatttatttatttattttattttttataaacaaGCTCTGTTTTCATATTCtattatgcactctggcactttatgtatattaaaaatatgtttaaaaaaaacaaacagagaaattAGAAGATGTTTTGGGGGCCCCCCAGCACCCTGTTgagggccagatttggcccgcTGACTGTAAAGCTGAGTATCACTTGTTTAGAGGGAGTTAAGCGTTTTGAGCTGACACTTGCACATATGTCATATTTGTACTGGTTTGCTGATTAACACAGTTCTGATAATGACAGTATATAATTTACCCAAAACCACATGTATGAAAACACGAAAACACCATTTATTTTTAAGGCTTTTAATAATGAATTCCAGTTGTACTACAACTGTATTGATTTATAATTGATTGTGTATGAATGGGTCAGACAGGGGCAGGACTAGACAAGCAGTCTTTCTACTCTatgaaatgttaatttatgtGGCTCACTGTAAAATTTATTATATATGGTCAccattataattttttttacataaacataatattctattttttaatgctcgaaataaaatctatttagTTAAATTCCAAAAACTGCAATGGAACTGCTGAGATttataaaacttaaaataatgGAGCCTCACTGTACTaactttttaatttgaaagtaaAGGTCAattaatatgatttaaaaaaaaaaaaaaaaaaaagatttcataAATATGCCTCAAAAAAGCCCAAAACATTCTCAAGGACCCATCCCAGCCAGGACACCACCTGTCTGCCCTCAGGCAGGAGATACAGGACAGTTAAAACAAGGACACACAGGTTAAAAAACAGCCTCTATCCAAAAAcagtaactgcactaaacaaATGCACTAAGGCTTGACTGTGGAGTGCAATACAACGGATCTGTGCAATAAGCTGAATGCCCTATATGTGTTTGTTAAGAGTAATACTGTTTTACTTTAGCTTACACTAgttttttataaactttttTACCCATATTTGCACTGAGGAGGTTGCATTCAATTACAGTGTACATGTACAATGACAGTAAAGACATCTTATTCTATTTGAGTATCATTTTCAGCGgtagttaattttttttttagtctaaATTTTCCTCATGGATGTTTATGCCAAAAGTCTGCCATGCTGATGCTGCATTGCTTCATACTTAAGCCACCAATATGCAGTTATAGCCAACACTAAGACATTACTGAACAAGCATGTTGTTTACTCCTGACATGAATCTGTCCTCTAGACTTTTTGATCAGCGTGCACCACGTCgccctcactcactcacctccAGCTGAGCCAACAAGCTGCTCATTCCGGGCCTTGCCAGTTCataacaacacattttgacTGGAGTAAATGGCAGGTCTGGTCAGTCGCAAAGCAAATGCAATGGTCAGCCATCATGACCTTGTGATATTGTGAAATATTGCcaaaaggaaaacacacaatTGAAACATGCAATCACTCAGTTTAGGTCAGTTGTCCGAATTAGACCTGGGCGGTATCAATTTTTTCACATCTTCACACCTTCCTGACATTTATATGATACAGTGTATGAGGGTATTTGTACCCTAGTCCTAAGGTCTGGTTTCTAAGACTGACTCACCTGTGTTTCAGGATCAGCCAGCACTGACTGTTGACCTCTTTGTACTTTTAACTTGCAGTGCGAGGATGTCGTCCAGGGAAGATCGTACAGATGTCAGAGGCTGAGGTGCGAGGGCTCTGCATCAAGTCCAGAGAGATTTTCCTCAGTCAGCCGATCCTACTAGAACTGGAGGCTCCACTCAAAATCTGcggtgagaaaaacaaagcccTTCTTTTTCTTTGCGTATATTTTCCACTGTGACTTACTGTTCACAGTGGAAGGTGATCAAAAAACCTAAATGCTGATGGCTCGAGGTAACTTTCTGCTATCAAGTGTACACGGTTTGAAAAATAAGCTGAACATGTCCCTCCAGGTGATATCCATGGACAGTACACAGACTTGCTGAGGCTATTCGAGTATGGAGGCTTCCCTCCAGAGGCCAACTACCTGTTCCTGGGGGATTACGTGGACAGAGGGAAGCAGTCGCTGGAgaccatctgcctgctgctcgCTTACAAGATCAAATACCCAGAAAACTTCTTCTTGCTCAGGGGGAACCACGAGTGCGCCTCCATCAATCGAATCTACGGTTTCTACGATGAGTGTAAGTTGAAGAACGCGCCTGTTTGTTGTTCACTGTCCTAACTGTTAGTTAGCCCACTGCAAAACCACTGAAGAAGAAATATTAATCTGAATGTAGAAATCCACTATTATTTCTTCGTTTGTTTCCTCAGGCAAGCGCAGGTTCAACATAAAGCTCTGGAAGACCTTCACAGACTGTTTTAACTGTTTGCCCATTGCTGCGATTATTGACGAGAAGATTTTCTGCTGCCACGGAGGTTTGTGAAGCATCTCTTGTGTAGCAGCCACTGATGTACCACTGAATAATGTGGATAATACACACGTGTTTGTATTTACATGGATTTTAAATAGGTGATTATGTAATTATTTATCAGCATTCAGTAATTAATGTGGGGTATGATATTTTATGTAATAGCAATATTgagtatcgatttttttttgcTAGTAATTAAGTTTGATAATTTGTCTTCATTTCTATTACATTACATAATTCGTTAACATGTATGTGAAGTATCTTCAGTGATGTAAAGTCATCCAATACATTACagtgctgtttttaaatcacattttttccaCCTCAGTACATTAACTGAAAGTAAACACACTGTCATTTCGCACTGAGGCCTAGTAGAAGTTAACTTTTCACAGATTCACACAGGATTTTCTGTCATGTGTGTCACTTTTACTAAAATCATCTGTTCTCCTCAGGGCTGTCACCTGATCTACAGTCCATGGAACAAATTCGACGCATCATGAGACCCACTGATGTCCCAGACACAggtctgttgtgtttgtttcacaTTAATTAAAGAGGCAAAATCTTGATCAACTGATTGCACCATTCACAAGATGAAGATGTTTCCATGCATGTCTGCAGTGGTTGATTATTATAGATTGCTGATTGTTCATTAACTGCTTATAATTACTGCTACAATGCAATGTGCTAATGTGCCACGTTTCATGAATTAAGTATTGTAGAGAACcatacttaaaaatgaaatttaaaaaagtgttaaaatttTGTGGGGGTATAAATATAATGCTAGACCCTAAAGTGGTAAAGCTGATGATTCAGAGATATTTTTGAcatagttgttttgtttgttgtccttGCTAGGGCTGCATATGAATAAAAAATACTATATTCGTTAAACCATTAAAGTGACACCAATACCAAGAGTACTTCATTATACATCTTTATAAGCCTTCGCGCTGAAGAAAACTGTGTCTggagacattatgttttcaggtacATCCATCCCATACTCGTGAATGTGacatctcaggaacaccttgagggaatttacttaaatttggcacaaacgtccacttggacccagcaatgagctgattagaacttgctagtcaaaggtcaaggtcactgtgacctcaaaaaacacctttttggccttaattcatacgctaattatgacaaaatgtcacacaaatgtctcataGGATGAAATGAAATTTGAAATTCAAAAGGTTGaaggtcaccttcactgtgacatcataaatgGCAGCATTCAGTTGcgtaaaatgccaccagacaCTACAGCTGTTCTAGGGGCATCTCAGTACTCAGTGCTTGACTTTACCACGCTATAGGCTGTATGGGGTGTAGCTGCTGCGGTAGCGGACCAATCACACGTCTCATTAAACCGAAAAATGCTTGCAATGATTGGCTGTGAGCAAAAGTATATAATTTTCTGGATACCtgaatagtttttttttctggatctgggtgcaaaaaggatcaaatgcaggtatcgtttgactggagaatACTACTTGGTACAGGGTTATTACAGTTGCTAACTTTAAGGTATTAAAGGCCAGTCCTTGCCCATAATGTTGTCTCAGGGCTTAACAAGAATTTCagagtaaaataaatgaaaatcaaaTCTTTAAGAAAAAGGAGAATAAACTTGGGCAGGGTTACTCAGAGAGAGAATTTCTACGCTGCTCTTTACCAAGATACTTCATCAGTgaactagggttgggtcggttctcggtaataccatttcggttcggtactccctgaggcggaacgtacgcgaagcggactctgcggaggtccgcccggtaaaagtggacgtcTGCAAGCCTTGTGCGCACAAAGCACGACTGCGCAGACTCCGCTCCgtgcaccagtgtcacacaaaagagtttggcatgtatttttcacattgcagggatttttcacggacatttttacatggagtccgctccgcttatagtacgctgAGTCTGTGGGTACCTGTGTCTTcctcttcaccaagcgcacagcaagcagcagagagagggggatgggGCGGGGACTAAGCTAggaggtgcgagtgcgcatgtgcctctactgtagcctggagtttgtttaatagtgatggggagtcgataatggcggacagtTTAGTCTcagagaaatcaaagaatgcaccactatggcaacactttggctttgagccagacgaaggaggcaacccttgtttgcactgattgagtaagctgcaaaatgtatttgtaaggaataaaagaaaaaacttgttactgtcactctgttgtcctaaggtcgtttcttattttaaatgagtTAATTGcacccccaagtggcgaaaatccagtattaccgacttgatgcgtttttttttttgttgttgtttttttttacaaagaccAGAccgttattttttttttctcataccgacccaaccctacagTGAACTACTGCTTGACttatctgtttgtgtttctgacGGCTTGATGTTTTGTTCTAGGCTTGCTGTGCGACCTGCTGTGGTCAGACCCAGACAAAGATGTGCAGGGCTGGGGGGAGAACGATCGGGGAGTTTCCTTCACCTTTGGGGCCGACGTGGTCAGCAAATTTCTCAACCGTCACGACCTGGACCTCATCTGCCGAGCACATCAGGTAACACTACAGAGCTACATTCAAAACATTACCATGGAGAATCACACTTCACTTTATTAAGgcaaaaataaatcagtcatTTTACAAATGTCAAAGTACATTTCAGAAAATATGCAAACTATACATCTATTACAGAAATTAAATTagtattttaaaattaaaatacacaatGTGTTTCCTAAAACTAAATGAATAATTAAGATCAAACAAACCACATGTGAATACCTGTTTTGGCAAAATCCAGTAAATTAAATACTTAGCAAATGGTATTGGTATTTTCTGTAATGTAAGTTTATCCATAATAGTGTATCTCTAGTCTACTGTAGCATCTTTTCACCTAGCTGCATTATAAATAGTACCTCTTGCTGAGAGTTttgataaatttaaataaaccataaaaatatgtattacCCTGCTTTGGGCTGAAAATGATCATTATTTGTTTGGTTTACTATCTCATTAATCTGCGACATATTTTGATGATTCATTATTtgatttgtaaaatgtaaaaaaaaaatgtccatcagACTTCCTTGAGCTCAAGTTGACATATTAAAGTAGTTAATTTTGTCTGTTCAAaagtccaaaactcaaagattAAGTTTACTATCATatactaagggtgctttcacacctgccctgtttggttcggttcaatcgtactcaagtttgtttgccccttTAGTGCGGTTCGTTtcggcaggtgtgaacacagcaatcacactcgggtgtgcaccaagacaaccggaccgagaccttcttcaGGAGGTGGTATCGAATCGGTTGCAACCATTGTTTGgtttaaacatgagcatgttacagtcctggaggattattaatgtgcacctcctcctgtactgccttaatatgcacattcagcacatccaatgcatcaaaacattgttttctagttggagccgcgcctcgttttcaaactgtatggtttgactaaaatgaacaatgacagcaatatagtccacgatgagcagcgctaaaatcaacctgcgtagttgtccctccattgtgacattagaaagtgtctcttcttcaatgttttgtttacttcctggatttttcccgcatggagattgtgaccaatcaagagcagctttctcatgcAAGgaatttgatctggtccgcttgtaaatgctgccgtgagaacacgaaccaactctaggcaattatgcaactttggaacaaaattagtcgctgattcagaccaaagcaagcgGACTCTAGCACTGAAAGCACCCTAGAACCACTAGGACATTGACATTTGCAAAGCTAGAACCAGCAAATCTTTAAATCTGTTGCTTGAGAAAATGACTAAAAGGTTCAGAATGCAATTCTGGGGAAAGATAGTTTACTGTTAAGTCTCATTctcaggttgtcaaatacagatGACTTTGGTAGATTGGTAGTCCGACCGAGCCACCAACCCACAGCATTGGCATATAACGACCTGGGAATAAGACACAACATTCAACTGTTGTTCTTCAGAATAACACGCTACACCTTTAAACAGTTAATCAATTGGGCCTTTACAGGTTGTTGAAGACGGCTATGAGTTCTTTGCCAAACGACAGCTGGTGACGCTGTTCTCTGCCCCTAATTACTGCGGGGAGTTTGACAACGCAGGCGGCATGATGAGTGTGGACGAGTCCCTTATGTGCTCCTTTCAGGTAGAGgagtctgttttgttgtttgttgcacCCTAACATTGACCTTGATGTTTGTGCTTTTAATGTATTCATCACTACTACCATCATCCTCTCTTTCAGATCCTAAAGCCGTCAGAAAAAAAAGCTAAGTACCAGTACGGAGGGGTGAATTCAGGACGCCCTGTCACCCCGCCTCGCACCACTCAGGCACCAAAAAAGAGGTGAGCGGCTGGCCCTGACTCTCCTGCTCTTTCCCCGGCTGGTCTCTGGCCCACGTCCCCGCAGGCTGCCTCAAACACTCCAGCCTTCTCTCAGTCAGCTTGTTCATGTGTAAACAAAAACTCCAGGAGTGTTTTTTGCTTGTTCTGTGGGTCTTTTTATGAACACGTGAGTGGTATtttctccatttcttttttgATGCCATGGTATGTATTAACTCAGCCCTCACTTTCATTCAGCAATATTTAAACCAAACTCTTGTGGAAAGGGCAAGACGTTAAGAAAAGATGCTTCTCTGCCTTCAGATTAACAATTTCCATAGTGATTTTGTGAATGCATGCACGCTTGTGAGATTGAGATGGGTTCTTTGCCCTCGCTGATGTAAAATCCTTAAACTCTCTGGGCCAATTGTTTCTTGTCTCACTTTACTTTGTCTAATGCCCATGTAATTCACCAAACTACTGCCATGTTATATGTCGATACTGGCTGAAGTAGTACActgcttaaaggaatagttggacattttgggaaatttgcTGATATGCTTTCTTGcaaagagttagatgagaaaattgaTACCACTGCTGCCTGTCAAATATGAAACTACCACCAGCAGCTGGCaaacttagcttagcacaaagactggaaacaggggaaacagcGAGCCTGgctccatccaacagtaataaAATCCTCCACCAGctctttaattaatttattaagtTGTATCTTGTGTGTTTATACTgttaaaaaaactgtaaaaacaacaaatctacATTTTACAGGGGTTTATGTGTTTGACTATTTCTTGGTCAGGACCAGTTGCTCGGCAACCAGCAGGACTTTGTCTTAATTAGTGTGCTTTCGAAGTTCTGATAGTTGGATTTTGCTACATTTGGACAAGGACAGACTACCTAATTTAATGGACCTCCGCATTTATTACAAACTACCAGAGGTCCCCAGTGACGCCTAGTTTCCATTTACGTACAGTATGTGTACGGAGATGAGGCAAcaggaagtccattcattcctatgggaatctctGTAATATCCGATGTGCCTGTaaaactcctcccctctgtaATATTTCGGTCCAGAAATATTTACCTTGAGTACgtcaaaaatgtttaacttttgcggtggatttcggagagactgtatgacagtgtgctagcttagctaacagggtgctaactagctaacaggctatttccTTCAATTCAGTCGCCATGCtgattgtcaagtgagtttttatgattaaaaaggacttgtttatctagtttcaagacattttaaacTTAAGTAATGTTACTCTGTTAAAATATGGttgtacattatatacagtcagattgtcattatgactCGTTCAGCTGTTCATACGTCTTTCACGAAACTTGCCACGTACCTGGCAggctctgtttctgtcctgaAATGTTTGAAGCGTATATTCCATACTTCTGGATggcgaaaaacagaaacaggtaGTTTCCATCAGGTTTCCATCTGTAAAGAcatgcacttccttgcgttggacactagGGGAATCATCCGTATAGTAGATCTACAGACCAGTCACATACGTATGTGGAAATGAGGCGTGAGTACTAGAATAGGGCTTCAGCTACAGCAAGAAAGTGACTCAGCGCATTTCCCAATATGTGAAATGTTTCCTTTAAGAGTTGCACACCGTTAGACATTGCTATGACTTTCCCTTTGACTTAAGAATGTTTTTCTCCTGAAAGAGAGTTCAGTAAAATCCTGACATTTTAATTATTCACgtgcaataaatgaaaaaaggtCTTGCCATATGCAAGCATAAATGTGAACAGGCCATTAGAGCCTATTTGACCTtcaaaaaaaaaggacacagcCAACCTTTGCTGTACCTTTTACCAGAGCATTCATAACAGTAGATGCTCTACAACAGATCCAAGCTCTGAAACTTTTATCCCTCACATCACTGAAGGAGCATCTGCGGTTGTTAAAGAGCGTGGTTTGGTATTTAAACAATGGGAAAAACAAAGCAATGCATAGCGTGAAAGTTTCATGATCAGTTCTGATGTAAATTCAGTGTATGTGGAAACTGTGGAAACCAAACATCAGTGAGCACTTTGAGTTTGTGTCCTTATGTCTGGTAAGTACTGTAGGTGTGTAGAAAAGTAGAGACGGATATGAAGAACGCGGCAGAAACTAACGTACAGTAAAGGATTGAAAAAAATAGTTGTCAGTATATTCATCCTCACAGTCGTAGAAGTCGACctctcacacactgaacatTTTTGCACTTCCAGTCATCACGACATCGAAAAGAGGTCGAAAATCCATAGAGGCAGGACGACggcattttgtttgttgttggcGTTATGCTTGTTATATTACAGTGTTGCCACTTGGTGGTTATTGAATGAAGTCAGTCATTTCTAACTCACTAATAAACATTTAAccaatgtatttttatttatttaaatctttGCCTTTTTCCTTGTAAACCTTGGTCTTCAAGTTGGAAACAATGCGTTAAGATGTTTTGAGATTTGTACAAGTGTGTTTGAAAAGAGTGAAATAAATGGAAGTGCTGGTGAGCCTGCTCTCTGCCTGTTTATGGTAACTTAAGTGGTGACTGATGCtgaataacacaaaaaaaaacaaaaaacactgtggATCAATGCGTCCAATGTGAGTTTGAAATCATGTTCTATTTAAGatttaatgacattttcacAGAGTAGATTCCTGCATGTGTGGATGAATTTAAAGTGCTGAATCTCTGGACCACGAGGGGCATTAGTGTGatgtcagacagacacagacctCAATCTGACTTGAGGGCTTGCAGCACTGACTGTGGCACCCTGCTGATGTAGTACTCGTGGTTGCGTAGCGTCGCGAGAACGCCGGCAGAATTCATGTGCTTTACATTAGCATTATAGCGGTATGCATTGCCGTGCATGTCAGTCAGTTTACCTGCACAAGAGAAGGGATAGATGAAGGAGAAAAACTCTTAGACACTAAGACTGGTAAAATATGTTGTAAATTTTAAAGCTTAAATTTTAATTCCATTCCCTGCTGCTACAGAATTAAAGGTTTTTACCTCCAACAGCGTGCAGAATGGCCTCAGGAGCGCAGGTGTCCCACTTCTTGCAGCCTGGACTGGCGAAGACATAAGCAGAAGCCTTTCCTTCAACGAGCTGGATGATCTGCAGAGAGATGGATCCATAAACACTCTACACACATCAGCAGCCTCTGTTAAATATGTACTGGTGGTGTCATAGCTGTAAAACATCTCTTCCAGCCCACTTCAGCTGACTCCCCATTCACTTTGGGGTTAATGACAACACTAAGGTCAGTAGCTGCAGTAAACATTAACGTAGCCACAAGACAAAGGTCACTTCTGCGAGTTATTGGTCAGtgagaagcaaaataaaacacagtaaatTTCCCATTGAAGTGCTGGTTATTAAACAATACCATGTTATAAAAGACCCCTGTTTGGATGGCTTATGTGGTTTGTGTTAGTCTAACCTTTAACCCCATATTAAAGCTGGAgtaggcagtttcattttggcGTCTTTGTGGAAAAGGTCCCATGATGAACTTTGCGCATTTTGTAATTCAAGTGACCTGAGAGGAAACTAGGCTTCTGCACCGTCCTCTTGACTTTTGGCTTTAGGAAATCTAGGCCATGACCATGACCATGGCCattttcagagatggagagacaatgttgctaatagtttagccttctacTAAGAAGAGCTAAAGGCTCATAGCTGCAGCTTCAAATTCAcatttatgtagctaatgttagcgacagcctcaaatcacagttggtgtttctcaaagtcaaggatccttccttgataGGAGGAGTCCTGAAATTCAGAGGGAttcttgacattggaacagtccttagGTGGGTTTCGATGATGTAGCCGGCTGTTcgaggatccttccttgactttgagaaacacccagtgTGTACTTATTCTTGCTTCCCGCCGCTACAGACCACTTCACTGTgaagagagcaggcagcagctccggaGGCAGATTCCCTGTCAACAGCTAGAGCAACAaatccagccagtgcaaaccccaggACAGCCTGACTCTccgctggatcagcaaactttctgttgctgctgatacacaggttagacccagtgcTACCCCTTGTCACCAGCCTGCTGGGACACTGCACTGGGGGGTTTGAGCTGACTGGATTCGAGCTGCTACA
The sequence above is drawn from the Epinephelus moara isolate mb chromosome 12, YSFRI_EMoa_1.0, whole genome shotgun sequence genome and encodes:
- the LOC126398695 gene encoding serine/threonine-protein phosphatase PP1-beta catalytic subunit-like, whose protein sequence is MAESELNVDSLISRLLEVRGCRPGKIVQMSEAEVRGLCIKSREIFLSQPILLELEAPLKICGDIHGQYTDLLRLFEYGGFPPEANYLFLGDYVDRGKQSLETICLLLAYKIKYPENFFLLRGNHECASINRIYGFYDECKRRFNIKLWKTFTDCFNCLPIAAIIDEKIFCCHGGLSPDLQSMEQIRRIMRPTDVPDTGLLCDLLWSDPDKDVQGWGENDRGVSFTFGADVVSKFLNRHDLDLICRAHQVVEDGYEFFAKRQLVTLFSAPNYCGEFDNAGGMMSVDESLMCSFQILKPSEKKAKYQYGGVNSGRPVTPPRTTQAPKKR